In the genome of Arthrobacter alpinus, the window AGCTGATGCTGGCCCGCCATCGGGGCTTGAGCAGGAAGCCATCGATGCCGCCAACACGGTGGCGGCGGCCAGCGTGGAGACTTTCTTGAACGAGAGTTTCATGAGTCCTTCCCACTGTTCGGTACTTCAATGATCACGTTCGTGGACTTGACCACGGCCGTGGCAACCGAGCCGGGCTCCAGCTTCAAATCTCGCACCGCCTCACTGCTCATGAGTGAGACGACGCGGAAGGGGCCGCATTGCAGTTCCACCTGGGCCATGACCTTGTCCATGATCACGTTGGTCACGAGACCAACAAAGCGGTTCCGCGCGGAACTGCCCACTCGCGTGGGGTCCTGGGGCAGCGAGGACTGCGACTTGGCCAGGGCCGCCAGTTCAATCCCGTCGATGACCAGCTTGCCCTGCTTGTCTTTTTGGCCTTGGAGGGTGCCGTTATCCAGCCACCGCCTGACGGTATCGTCACTGACGCCGAGAAAACGGGCCGCCTCGGAAACGCGAATGAGTGTCATACCGGCAGTCTATATCCTCATATGCGGAAGATAATATGTTACGTGGCCGCAAATACTAGTTCGAAGAAGGTATTGGCGGCCAGTACCTACAGTTCAGCCAACCGTTGAGAAAAAGCCATGTGCTCCGAATTCACCACGCAGGATTCAGGATGGCGATCGTGCCACGCAAGAGTTTCTACGATGGCGTCCGAGAAACGGATCCGAGTGCCAAAGGATGGCACCAGGGACTTGATTCGGGTGTTGTCGAAGATCGCGGGGTGGGATTTGTCGCCAAGCAGTCCCGGACCGAAATCCGGGGCAACCGCAGCAATGCGATCGCTGGCCACATGCACCAGCATCGGATCGGTGACACCCGCCGCTGCCGCCACGTGACGGTACACGGAATCCCAGGACAGGACGTCGTCGGAGGTGATCGTGAAGGCCTCACCCGCCACGGGGAGTCCGAACAACCCCACGAAACCAACAGCGAAATCGACTGCGTGCGTCAGGGTCCACGGTGTGGTGCCATCCCCATGCACCACCACCGGCAGGCCTTCGCGCATGCGGTGCACATCGGTCCAGCCAAAAAGCAGCGGCAACCGTGTGTGGTCGTAGGTGGAGGAGGGCCGGACCACCATGACGGGGAAGCCCTCGTCTCGGTAAGCGGCCGTAAAGACTTCCTCACAGGAGATCTTGTCCTGCGAGTACTTCCAAAACGGGTTGCGCAACGGCGTGGACTCTGTGATGGGCAACCGGGCAGGCGGCTTCTGATAGGCCGAGGCGGTGCTGATGAACACGTACTGCCTGGTCCTGTCGCGGAACAGATCCACAGCTGCCCGGGCCTGATCCGGTGCAAAGGTTATGAAGTCGGCAACAACATCAAAGGTCCGTGCACCCAAGGCCGCGGCCACGGCTGCGGTGTCCCTGATATCGGCAATGACAAGCTCGACGCCGGACGGTACCGGACGCACCGAGCTCGCCGCACGATTGAGCACAGTGACGGTGAACCCCAAGGCCACGGCCCGGGCCACGGCTGCTGTGCTGATGATGCCTGTGCCACCAATGAACAGGACCCTGGGGCCCATCACCATGCGTAGTCCTCAGGTGCTGTCTTGGGGCCGGGGAAGATCTTATCGAGTGTGGCCAGCGCTTCAGCGTCAAGGGAAACCTCGAGCGCTCGCAGCCCGGCATCGAGCTGGGCTGCGGTGCGCGGTCCAATGATGGGTGCGGTGACGGCAGGCTGGTGCAACAACCACGCCAGCGCCACGTCTGCCGGAGCATGGCCCAGGTCTGCCGCGAACGCCTCAAAGGCGGCAATCGCGTCATGGGAGGCGGCCAGCGCCTCGGCGGCACGGCCCTCAACCCGGCGGACGCCGTCGTTCTGCTTTTGCAAAACCCCGCCCAGCAGGCCTCCGTGCAGGGGCGACCATGGCAGCAGTCCCAGGCCGTAATGTTGGGCGGCCGGAATGACCTCACGTTCCACGCTGCGCTCCATCAAGTTGTAGATGGACTGTTCGCTGACCAGGCCCATGCTGGGGCGGCGCGCGGCGGATTCCTGTGCGGAGGCGATATGCCATCCGGCAAAGTTGGAGCTGCCCGCGTAGAGGATCTTGCCCTGCGCGACAGCAACATCCACTGCCTGCCAAATCTCATCCCACGGCGTGTTCCGGTCAACATGGTGGAATTGGTACAGATCAATGTAGTCCGTTTGCAGCCTCTTCAGGCTCGCGTCCAGGGATCGGCGGATGTTTAGTGCCGACAACTTGGAATCGTTGGGCCAGTTCGTCATGTTGCCGTACACCTTGGTGGCCAGCACCGTCCGCTCCCTCCGCCCTCCGCCCTGGGCATTCCACCGGCCGATGATCTCCTCGGTCCAGCCGCGACGGTCATTGCCGCCGTAGGCGTTGGCGGTGTCAAAAAAGTTCAGCCCTGCCTCGTGAGCCTGGTCCATGATCTGGTGCGCGTGGGCTTCCTCCGTGTGGGGACCAAAGTTCATGGTGCCAAGGCACAAGGTGGAAACGGACAGGCCGCTACGGCCCAATTGCGTGTACTTCATGGCGATGTGATTCCTTTGGATGGGTTGGATACCGGTGAGTTTTCGGGACTGCCGGCCCAAGCTGAGAGAAGCTTGAGCGCATCCTGAGAGGGTGAACCGTTCTTTGCCGTGTAGATGCGCAGATGTTGGTCAGGATCGTCGGGGAGCAGCAGATGCTCAAAGTCGAGCGCCAGGTCACCAACCACGCTGTGACGCAGCGCCAGCGTGCCCGATGCCTTCCGGGCCACGGTGTGCCGCGCCCACCACTGGCGAAAATCCTCGCTATTGACGGCTAGTTCGCCCACCAGCGCCGTTGCCGCAGGATCGCCCGGGTGCCGGCCAATGTCTGCACGCAAGGTGGCCACGGCATCGCTTGCTGCGCTGTGCCAATCGCGAAATAGGACGCGCGCAGCAGGATCAAGCATGATCCAGCGTGTGTAGTTTCTTTGTTCTCGGGCCATGGCCGGGAAGTCAGCAAAGAGCAGGCTGGCCATGCGGTTACAGGCCAGGACATCGGTCCGCCTGCCCAGTACGACGGCGGGCACCTCGCCCACCGCTTCGAGGAGCTGCCGCATGGAAGCACGCACGCGCTGCACGGACGGCGGGTTGTTGACTTTGCCGCCGCAGTTTTCCAGCAGGGCGAACATATGCGCAGATTCGGAGTCGTTGAGTTCAAGTGCGCGGGCCACCGAGCTCAGGACCTGGCGAGAGGGCGCAATGTTACGGCCCTGCTCCAAGCGTGTGTAGTAATCGGTGGAGACGCCCGCCAGCCTGGCGACCTCTTCGCGGCGCAACCCCGGAACTCGCCGGGTTGTCAGCGCTGCCGCGGGATCCGGCTGCAACCGGGCTCTCATGGCCGAAAGGAAACTGCCGAATTCTATGCTCTGACCCATGCCTTCATTCTGCCCCGGAGAGGGGCAGTCTCCTAGTGTCTGGGTAGGTCTGCCAAGCCTAGGATCAATCAGCACACCCCGAGTGTGCTTTTGCAAGGACGTGGCGCCTAGGCTGGTGGGAAGCGCCGTTTACGGCGGAGGCAATGAAAGGAATGAATCTCCATGACTGATTCGAGTACCCCGGCAGTGGTTGTTCCGGAGCTGACCTTAAACAATGGCGTCACCATCCCGCAGCTGGGATTTGGGGTCTTCCAGATTCCGCCGGAAGAAACTCGGGTGGCCGTTGGGCAGGCCTTGGCTGCGGGCTACCGTCATATCGATACGGCTGCGGCTTACCGTAACGAATCCGGCGTGGGTGCGGCCATTGCCGAATCCGGGCTGCCCCGTGAGGACCTTTTCATCACCACCAAACTTCGCAACGGTGAGCAGAGCAGCCCCCGCGCGGCTTTCGAGGCCAGCCGCAAGGCGCTGGGCATTGACTGGATTGACTTGTACCTGATCCACTGGCCGGTCCCATCTCTTGGCCTGTTCACTCAGGCATGGAAGGAACTTGAATCCCTGTACGCCCAGGGTCTGGTGCGCGCCATTGGTGTCTCCAACTTCCTGCCGGATCACTTGGATGAACTGTTGGCCACCTCCACGGTGGTTCCTGCCGTGAACCAGATCGAAGCCCATCCCACCTTCCAACAGCGCGCGTTGGCACAGAAATCCCGCAACCATGGGATTGCCGTGCAGGCGTACAGCCCGCTGGGCCAGGGCAAGGACTTGGACGGTGGAGTCCTGACCGAGCTGGCGCAGGTCCACGGTGCCACACCAGCCCAGATCGTTCTGGCCTGGCACCTGGGGCTGGGAAACATTGTCATCCCGAAGACCGTGACGCCCGCGCGCATGGCCGAAAACTTGGCGGCGGCTCGAATTCAGCTCAGCGACGCCGAGCTGGCACTGGTCTCCGAACTGGAAACGGGTGAACGCATTGGCGCCGATCCCGCCGTCGCGGCTTTTACCCAGATGTAGAAATCCAGAAAGCGAGCGCCAAATAGTTCAGGGTGTGTCACCACGAAAGTGGTGACACACCCTGAACTATTTGGTGGTTCTATTTTCTATTTACAGCTTGTCAAAGTCTGCTTCATCCACGCTCGCCGGAGCCGTGATGGCTGCTGGGGCCGGGGTGCCGCCCGACTTCAAGGCCGCAAGACGTGCCTCAACCTCGGTCTGCTCGCCCAGATCCTCAAGGGAGTTGAACTGGGCGTCAAGGCTGGAGGCGGCAAGTTCATTCTGCCCGCGCACCTTGGCTTCTTCGCGACGGATCTTCTCTTCGAAACGGCTGACCTCGCTCGTGGGGTCCATGATGTCGATGCTCTTGAGTGCATCGTGAACCTGAGTCTGCGCAGCAGCCGTCTTGGAGCGGGCGATCAGTTCATTGCGCTTGTTGGCCAGCTCGTTGAGCTTGCCTTCCATCTGGCCCAGGCCGGTCTTGAGCTTCTCCACAACATCGTTCTGGGCGGCGATGTTGGGCTCGGCGGCGCGAGCCTCGTTCTCTGCCGTAATCTGACGCTGCAGGGCCACCTTGGCGAGGTTGTCAAACTTCTGCGCATCGGCGGCGTCGCCGGCAGCGCGGAATTCATCGGCCTTGCGGCTCGCAGCAAGTGCCTTTGAACCCCAATCCTGGGACGCCTTGATGTCCTCGTTGTAGTCATCCTCGAGCATGCGGAGGTTGCCAATGGTTTGGGCCACAGCGCCCTGCGCCTCGGTGATGTTGGCCTTGTAGTCACGAACCATCTGGTCAAGCATCTTCTGCGGGTCCTCGGCCTGATCCAACAACGCATTGATGTTGGCCTTGGCCAACTGTGCGATCCGGCCGAAAATTGACTGCTTTGCCATTCTTTTCCCCTTATATTTGCTGGTTTGAATCAAATGAAAATGTGAAAATGTCTACCGAAGCCGTCCTTGTAAAACGAGTCTAGAGGAAGCACCCCTATTCCTGGCCCAAGACCAAAAGACTTCACACAACGAGGGCCGGGCTAGAAATTGCCGCCGCTTCCACCGAAGCCGCCACCACCGTCTCCACCACCGCCT includes:
- a CDS encoding TOBE domain-containing protein — its product is MTLIRVSEAARFLGVSDDTVRRWLDNGTLQGQKDKQGKLVIDGIELAALAKSQSSLPQDPTRVGSSARNRFVGLVTNVIMDKVMAQVELQCGPFRVVSLMSSEAVRDLKLEPGSVATAVVKSTNVIIEVPNSGKDS
- a CDS encoding NAD-dependent epimerase/dehydratase family protein; translation: MVMGPRVLFIGGTGIISTAAVARAVALGFTVTVLNRAASSVRPVPSGVELVIADIRDTAAVAAALGARTFDVVADFITFAPDQARAAVDLFRDRTRQYVFISTASAYQKPPARLPITESTPLRNPFWKYSQDKISCEEVFTAAYRDEGFPVMVVRPSSTYDHTRLPLLFGWTDVHRMREGLPVVVHGDGTTPWTLTHAVDFAVGFVGLFGLPVAGEAFTITSDDVLSWDSVYRHVAAAAGVTDPMLVHVASDRIAAVAPDFGPGLLGDKSHPAIFDNTRIKSLVPSFGTRIRFSDAIVETLAWHDRHPESCVVNSEHMAFSQRLAEL
- a CDS encoding aldo/keto reductase, with amino-acid sequence MTDSSTPAVVVPELTLNNGVTIPQLGFGVFQIPPEETRVAVGQALAAGYRHIDTAAAYRNESGVGAAIAESGLPREDLFITTKLRNGEQSSPRAAFEASRKALGIDWIDLYLIHWPVPSLGLFTQAWKELESLYAQGLVRAIGVSNFLPDHLDELLATSTVVPAVNQIEAHPTFQQRALAQKSRNHGIAVQAYSPLGQGKDLDGGVLTELAQVHGATPAQIVLAWHLGLGNIVIPKTVTPARMAENLAAARIQLSDAELALVSELETGERIGADPAVAAFTQM
- a CDS encoding helix-turn-helix transcriptional regulator → MGQSIEFGSFLSAMRARLQPDPAAALTTRRVPGLRREEVARLAGVSTDYYTRLEQGRNIAPSRQVLSSVARALELNDSESAHMFALLENCGGKVNNPPSVQRVRASMRQLLEAVGEVPAVVLGRRTDVLACNRMASLLFADFPAMAREQRNYTRWIMLDPAARVLFRDWHSAASDAVATLRADIGRHPGDPAATALVGELAVNSEDFRQWWARHTVARKASGTLALRHSVVGDLALDFEHLLLPDDPDQHLRIYTAKNGSPSQDALKLLSAWAGSPENSPVSNPSKGITSP
- a CDS encoding aldo/keto reductase, producing the protein MKYTQLGRSGLSVSTLCLGTMNFGPHTEEAHAHQIMDQAHEAGLNFFDTANAYGGNDRRGWTEEIIGRWNAQGGGRRERTVLATKVYGNMTNWPNDSKLSALNIRRSLDASLKRLQTDYIDLYQFHHVDRNTPWDEIWQAVDVAVAQGKILYAGSSNFAGWHIASAQESAARRPSMGLVSEQSIYNLMERSVEREVIPAAQHYGLGLLPWSPLHGGLLGGVLQKQNDGVRRVEGRAAEALAASHDAIAAFEAFAADLGHAPADVALAWLLHQPAVTAPIIGPRTAAQLDAGLRALEVSLDAEALATLDKIFPGPKTAPEDYAW
- a CDS encoding PspA/IM30 family protein, with the protein product MAKQSIFGRIAQLAKANINALLDQAEDPQKMLDQMVRDYKANITEAQGAVAQTIGNLRMLEDDYNEDIKASQDWGSKALAASRKADEFRAAGDAADAQKFDNLAKVALQRQITAENEARAAEPNIAAQNDVVEKLKTGLGQMEGKLNELANKRNELIARSKTAAAQTQVHDALKSIDIMDPTSEVSRFEEKIRREEAKVRGQNELAASSLDAQFNSLEDLGEQTEVEARLAALKSGGTPAPAAITAPASVDEADFDKL